A window of Zingiber officinale cultivar Zhangliang chromosome 5A, Zo_v1.1, whole genome shotgun sequence contains these coding sequences:
- the LOC121979420 gene encoding F-box/kelch-repeat protein At3g61590-like has translation MGECGFLRIDTHLLYLVKGLICILLGLSLVSSTVAARIRHFDWNPAAQTAVNSASYCDLIFLMDGEDTDIRTMRRDSDGEEEEEEDKGTLLSWDSILPDELLQKVLSLLPIADIIKLGIVCKRWYEIVHSRPSLWTMMAPQKPWFLLSCFNDCVSSVRAYDPCLQQWHIFGFPGLEKSIWHASSSYGLVCLTKREDRSRLLVSNPITRDWKRLPHVPGGSSPDYNALALSFDRRTRSYTVVFAKCTAHMPGNNHQWHFSIDIYKSTTQSWATLFAQDLGSWKGGDEGVVCDGVFYYLIHPNTEQRPHLVAFDLAKTPSTIQSLIREAIPAPCPLTCARLINLSDKLVMVGGGGWCNRLIKGLTIWELEDKTWREVARTPVEMSTSLCTIRENFICCGAGDLVFIQCLGWPTALLTFDVRRKVWRTMNVVEPFMALFLVRFFSGFCFEPRLDVTP, from the exons ATGGGCGAATGTGGTTTTCTTAGGATAGATACTCATCTTCTTTATCTCGTCAAAGGCCTCATTTGTATTCTTCTGGGCCTTTCCCTCGTCAGCTCCACAGTTGCGGCTAGAATCAGGCACTTCGACTGGAATCCGGCCGCACAGACGGCCGTGAATTCAGCAAG TTACTGCGATCTCATCTTCCTCATGGACGGCGAGGATACAGATATCAGGACGATGCGGAGAGATAGTGacggcgaggaggaggaggaagaagacaagGGAACATTGCTGTCGTGGGACTCCATTCTACCGGACGAACTCCTGCAGAAGGTCCTCTCCTTATTGCCCATCGCCGACATCATCAAATTGGGCATCGTGTGCAAACGGTGGTACGAGATTGTGCACTCCCGGCCGTCGTTGTGGACGATGATGGCGCCGCAGAAGCCGTGGTTCTTACTGTCCTGCTTTAACGACTGCGTCTCATCGGTCCGCGCGTACGACCCCTGCCTCCAACAGTGGCACATCTTCGGCTTCCCCGGCTTAGAAAAAAGCATCTGGCACGCGTCCTCCTCCTACGGCCTGGTCTGCTTGACGAAACGCGAGGATAGGAGCCGCTTATTGGTCAGCAACCCCATCACGAGAGACTGGAAGCGGCTTCCTCACGTCCCCGGCGGCTCTTCCCCTGACTACAACGCGCTCGCCTTGTCGTTCGACCGCCGCACGCGCAGCTACACCGTGGTCTTCGCCAAGTGCACCGCCCATATGCCGGGGAACAACCACCAATGGCACTTCTCCATCGACATCTACAAATCGACGACGCAATCGTGGGCAACGCTCTTTGCCCAAGACCTCGGCTCGTGGAAGGGCGGCGACGAGGGCGTCGTATGCGACGGCGTGTTCTATTACTTGATCCACCCGAACACGGAGCAACGCCCCCACTTAGTGGCGTTCGATCTCGCCAAGACGCCCTCTACCATTCAGTCTCTTATTCGAGAAGCGATTCCTGCGCCATGCCCTCTTACCTGTGCTCGATTGATCAACCTGTCGGACAAATTGGTCATGGTCGGCGGGGGAGGGTGGTGCAACCGGCTGATCAAGGGGTTGACGATTTGGGAACTCGAGGATAAGACATGGCGGGAGGTGGCTCGAACGCCGGTCGAGATGTCAACGAGCTTGTGCACAATCAGAGAGAATTTCATCTGCTGCGGCGCAGGCGACCTCGTCTTCATACAGTGCTTAGGGTGGCCGACGGCACTGCTGACCTTCGACGTGAGGCGGAAGGTTTGGAGAACGATGAACGTCGTCGAACCCTTCATGGCCCTATTCTTGGTCCGATTCTTCAGCGGCTTCTGCTTCGAACCGAGGCTCGACGTCACCCCTTGA